From Montipora foliosa isolate CH-2021 chromosome 6, ASM3666993v2, whole genome shotgun sequence, a single genomic window includes:
- the LOC138005208 gene encoding secreted acidic protein 2-like: protein MTTPGYGNGNDNSDNDVDDDDDDDDDDDNANANANANGNWQLATGKGTDSDNDNDRAKARANNVDHRDNNDDVIDIDDDDTNDDDDDYDDDDNNNVDNHFIDVNYVNENDDNNDEKVPMGTVPRKPKVSEWQTTFSLQ from the exons ATGACGACGCCTGGTTATGGCAATGGTAATGACAACAGCGATAATGACgttgacgatgacgatgacgatgacgatgacgatgacaatgcaaatgcaaatgcaaatgcaaatggAAACTGGCAACTGGCAACTG GCAAAGGAACTGACAgcgacaatgacaatgacagagCCAAAGCCAGAGCCAATAACGTTGACCATCGCGATAACAATGACGATGTCATTGACATTGACGACGACGATACcaatgacgacgacgacgactacgacgacgacgacaataATAATGTTGACAATCATTTCATTGACGTTAACTATGTCAATGAAAATGATGATAACAATGACGAGAAAGTACCGATGGGTACAGTGCCGAGAAAGCCAAAAGTTTCGGAATGGCAAACGACTTTTTCCCTTCAGTAA